A window of Prevotella fusca JCM 17724 genomic DNA:
AGAGCTGTCAAAACGTTCAGTTAGTAACACTCCTTATAAGATATTCTTCGTATGAACACACAAAATTACAGCAACAGCCTCGTAGCTGCCATTAAGCTGGCAAAGGCGTTGGCGCATCAGGACAAGCATCTTTCCTTTGGAGTTGCCCATCTTGTCATTGCTATGCTGACGGAGCAGACTGGTCTGCGTGAGATTCTGAATTCCATGCAGAAGGAGGTAGCCTATATCAGCGATTGGTTTGAGACTTATCGTGAGATGTATGTTGGCGTTGAGCACGATTCGGGTGAGATTATCCCCGACCATGAGGTGGAAACGGTGCTCGATGAGGCAGAACGCTCGAAGATAAAGCTCGGCACAGACTCTGTGGATGCGCTGTGTGTGTTTGCGGCTATTATCCGTGATGGCGTGGTTTACTCCCATCAGCAGATAGAGTCAATCGGTGTGACTGAGGATGAGATAATGGAATATTTCGATGCATCCACCTCCCCTCTGTCCCCTGTGGCAGAGATGGATATGGGCAGTTCCATCCAGTATGTATCTGATCTCCGCCGGGCTGAACTCCTGGAAGAAGGGAAGTCAATCATCGGTCGCAGCAAGGAAATCCGTCTGATATTGGAGACGCTGGAGCGTTCCGAACGGCAGGGAATCCTGCTTGTGGGTGCACCCGGTGTCGGCAAGACGGGCATTATCAGAGCCCTTGCACACGAAATGGAAATCAACCAGGACGAGATGATCAACCAGACATCGCTGGTCGGGCTGAACACATCGAAGATACTGGCACAGTCGGGTAATGAAACAGAGATTACCCAGAAGATTACAGGTCTGTTGCAGAAGATGAACCAGGCAAAGAGCCGTGGAGTATTGGTCATTGATGATTTGCAGCTGTTGCTTGAAAGCGGTAATCCGACGGCAGCAACCTATATCCTCAACAACCTTGACGCACAGATTTGTGACGGTGCGGTCACACTGCTGATGGTGCTCTCAATGGATGCCTTCCGCAAGCATATTGAGAAACATTCGATAGCCAACCGATTGAATATCATCGACGTAGAGGAACTTGAACCGAACATTCTTCGCAGTGCATTGCTGCGGCATAGAACCATCCTGCAGGCATATTACAGTCTGCCGATGACTGAGGAGGCGTTCATCAGTGCCTACAATCTCTCAAACAGATATTACAAGGAAAGAAGCCAGCCAGCTTCAACATTAGACCTTGTTGACAGTACGGCAGCTTCCGTAAGACTTAGCAACAAGAACGCAGCAGGCATCGTTGAGCAGCTCTTTGCACAGTATGATAAGTACAAGACGATGCCGATAGAGAACGTGAGTGACTTCGACCTGCATCTGCTCTATCACACCATCTTCAACAAGGTGAGCGTTGTGTTGACTTCAAAGATAGAAGACGACTTTGTCCTCACCGATGATGATTCAACGCAGGAGAAGCTGGACAAGCTCGGCAAGATGCTGAACGAGCTGTCAGTCATTGCAAAGAAAGGCATTGAAAAGGTAAGTTCGCTGGAGATTGAGTCAGTTGTGGCGGATGATACGGGCATTCCTATCGGTAAGATTCAGGCACAGGAGAAAGACCGTCTTCTGGGTATAGAGTCCAAACTGCAAGAAAGAGTCAAGGGACAGGACAAGGCCATCCGCACGCTGTCGGATGCCATCATCGAGTCACGAAGCGGACTCAGCGACCCGAAGAAGCCTATCGGCTCATTCTTCTTCCTCGGTCCTACCGGTACGGGTAAGACCGAGCTGACGAAATCACTTGCCAACCTCTTGTTCGATGACGATACGGCAATGATACGTTTCGATATGTCCGAGTTCAAGGAAGAACACTCAGCGGCACTGCTCTATGGTGCTCCTCCGGGCTATGTGGGCTATGAGGAGGGTGGTCTGCTTGTGACGAAGATTCGCCAGAAACCTTATTCTGTCGTTCTCTTTGATGAGATTGAGAAGGCACACAGCAGTGTTTATGACATCTTCCTCCAGATTATGGACGAAGGAAAGGTGCATGACAAGCTGGGACGTGAGGGCGACTTCTCCAACTCAATCATCATCTTCACTTCAAATATCGGAAGCCAGTGGATTGCCGAGCAGATACAGCAGGGACACCAGCCCACCTCCAATGAGCTGATTGAGGTGATGTCAAAGTACTTCCGTCCCGAGTTCCTCGGCCGTCTGACAGAGGTTGTTCCGTTCTCACCCATCACCGAGGCTGTTGCCCAGCAGATTTTCCTTCTCCAGTTCTCACGCCTGCAGAAGCAGCTGCTTGAACAGAAGGACATCCAGCTGGAACTGGCACCGGAGACGATTGCCTACCTTACATCCAAGGGCTTTTCGCCACAGTATGGTGCCCGTCCGATTGCAGGTGTCGTAAGAACCTACCTCAAGAAGACGATTTCCAAACTGATTGTGTCAGAGACCATCAAGTCCGGCGACCATATAATAGCAACTTATAAAGACGGAAATCTGCAATGGAATCACGCATAAAAACTCCGAACAGGGACTTAAAGGCATTCTGCAACAGTGATGCGCGGCATCTCATTGCAGAGGTCTTTTATGCTGAACTGCAGTTTGTCACTGGAGAGGAGTTGCTTGACAAGACCATCGTCTTGAGCCACGGCATGAACAGCCGTGTGAAGTCTCAGGACATCATCGACTTGCAGAAGGAAGAAATCTACAAGGACGGAAATCTGCGGGAACGGGTGATATTGCATCTTGCCCGCAACGGCTTCTACCATCAGCTGCCTGAGTTCCTGTTCCATCCCATCTCCCTCAGTTCGCCGGGAATGAGCAACAAGGAAGTTGTGGATGCCATCCGTGAGAACCGTAAGAAAGCCGAGAAGGCAATCCGTTTCTTCTCTCCTTTCGATACAATCATGTTCAATGACAGCGTCCGCATCTTTGAACGACAGCTGGCTTTGTTCGACAACCCCTATGAGAATGTAATTCTCAAGAACGTTGCCAATCTCTTCTTTCCTAAGAAAGCCCCACTGACAACGGGCGAACGATACAGGATGTTCCTGTGTCTGCAGAAGGTGGAGTATTACAAGGAGAATCTCCCTGCACTGGAAGAACTGCTTTCCATCGTCTGCAACATCGACACGAAGATAAGGTATGTCTATCATTATGAGGACGGACTGCCTTACAGCAGTCTGGGCGATTGCAGCTTAGGCGTTGACTTCGGGCTTGACGGTCAGCTGCTCTGTGAGCTGGATGACGTGGAGGTAAAGCTATGCTTCCCTGAATCCATCCGGGAAGATGTACTGCTGCGCCAGATGGAGACAGTGCGATACGTGTTGTCATTCTTCCTGCTCTCGTCCAGAGCTGTAAGGATTATATATACCGTCACCACGAATACGGAACTTGTTTTAGGACAGAACTATCTGGGTTACGATACTAACTTATAAAAAGAAATAATGAAACCATTAATACTTTTCTTTCTAAAATATCTGCTGGCACCGCTTCTTGCAACGATCATGATGTTCGTCATGGGAGCATTGAAGTCTGTCCGGCAGCAGCTGGGTATGAAGCGTATCATCGTCTTCGCCCTGCTGGCGGGGCTTTTCCTCGGAGTACCCTCTCTGCTTGGCTATCTGAAGAACGAATATGTATGGGGAGGTCTTGTACTCACGATCCTTTCCTATCTTCTTCTGGGCTTTGCCTATCTCTGGGCATTGCGCACGTTTATCAGCAAGAAGAACGATGATATGTCTATAGAGGTTCTTGTGACGGTACTCTCTGGAATTTTCGGAGTATGGATTTACTACCTTGTCTTCAACTGGATCAGCGGCGGACTGGAATACACTCCGTGGGCGATGACCGCAGTCTGCTGGTTCATGATTCCTTACTTTGTCTTCCGCTGCTTCAAGTTCTTCAGAAACATACAGCCTGCCATCTACGACCTGTGGCGAATCAACCACAGCGGCTTCAACCGCAATTACTGGGACAACCTCGACACTTTCAAGGCGATAACGGTGAAGGTGAAGCTGAAAAGGCATGTCGGTGATTACGACTATACCTCCCTTTCCGTCAGACTGGCTGAGGGAATAGCCCTCGGTGACTGGTTTGACTGGATGGTAGAGGACCAGAACCGCCGTTTCCCGCAGTCGCAGATTGAAATCAATATGGAAGGAAGCGAAAGCGGCTGGATATTCTATACAAGCAAGTGGTTCAAGTATCCACTGTTCATCCGCATGTTGGACCCGCGCCTCACGGCATCTGAGAACGGAATAAAGAAAAACCAAGTTATCTATATTAAACGAGTAAAAAGCATAAATCACATACAGCATGAAGAAGATTGAGCATTTGCCTATAAACTGGGTAAACGGACAGAAAATCAACAATACCCATTTCTTTGAGACCCATTACAATGTAGTAGAGATGGTAAGACTGAACCGTGAAGAGGGTCTTACAAGCTATAACTATGGCTTTGGAGAGAAGTCCGAAGGCGATGAGAGTTCTATTGAATTGGAAATAAAGGGCGAGACGGCAGGGACACTGTCCGTACAGCTGAAGTCATGCAATGCTGTTACACGCAATGGTTTCCACATCCTGTTCACGAAAGAACTGTATGGTGACTTCACCCCGAAATGTACTTTGAAAGATGTGGACATAGACCTCTCCACACGACAGGTCGTATGTATCCTGCTTACGGTGAACCCTTACAAGATGCTGCCTGTGGGTGTTCCTGACCCGGAGACAACCCCTCTCCATCATCCATACGTCCTGCCGGAGGTTACGCTTCAGCTTGTATTAGAGCAGAACCTGAACAAGACCTTCCTTGAAGGCAACAGCGTTGTTGCAGGTAAGATCATCATTGACGGCGGTTCATTCACCAATGATGATGAATATATCCCTGCCATCCAGCGGGTAAACTGCTCCGATAGAGCCTTGGGATTCCTGGAGAACATGACTACAGTACTTGAGCGCATACACAGCAACGCCTTGAAGGTGTACTCAAAGAATATCTCCAATCCTCATCGCAGCATGCTGGCTGATAACACCTTTACTATATGCGATGTTGTCAAGAACTTCTATTGTGAGCATATCTTTGAGCTGAAGAACATTGCCGGCGAACAATCGCCTGTCTATATCGTACGCCTTGCCAATGCACTTGCCAACCTGCTGCTGACCTCGCTGCGTTCTCTGCCTGAGAAGGACTTTGAGACACTGCTGCAGTACTTTGACGAATGGACAAACATCAAGCCGTCTGACTTCATGCACAAGACAAGCGATATTGCACACCTGCAGTACAACCATCTTGAGATAAGCAGGCTGTTTAAGGGTATTGCATCTTTCCTGAATATCATCGACACGCTCTTCCATAAGCTCAGCGAACTGGAGTATGTCGGACTTATCAAGGAGAATATCATCATCAGTGAGGATAATAGCGGCAAGACTCCGGAGAGCGAGAGGAAGTCGTGGAAGGTTTGGGATTAATAGAAGGACTTGGCTATGACAGAAAAGAACAGAAAAGAACGCCGGCAGGCAATGAACTCCTTTGCTTTCATCTTCGGATTCACGATGCTGCTCTTCGTGCTCTTCGCCGTTTGTACGCTGAAGACAGCCGAAAGGGGTATCAGCCTGCTGGATGAAAAGAAAGCACGGTATGATGAGGTGTTCAGAAAACAGGCTGGATACAACTACCGTATGGACCAGATGTTCAAGGATATGAACAATCTCACCATTCAGACACGTACGGACAACGAGCAGGCGCGGTACCACATGATTATTGCCCGTCACATACAGGAAATGCAGGACGAAATCTATCGGGGAGATGTTGACACCACCCACTACGTCCTCTACAAAGTCCTGTTCAATCAGCTGCAGGCAACGCAGGAAACCACTGCTACTTACTTTGACGAGAAACGTGACCTTGATTATATCATGGAACAGATAGAGAAGGCGCAGAATCTTATAAACAGATAATACTAAAACAAGTTATCATTATGACTAAAGACGAAAAGATATGGTCCACCATAAAGTTCACACTTCTGTTGACTTTCTCAGTGGCATTGCTTTATATCCTCCTGTGCAAGTACGTCATGCCCATTCCTGTATCTATAACAGGAAATGCCGTGGCTGAAATCAATGAAGCGGAGACAATCTTCAAAGACCAGAAGCAGATGGCAGAGAAGATGATAGTGCTGAGGCAGGACATTGACTCGCTTAATTTCGAGATACAGCAGTCACAGCGTATCAGCGAAATCAAGGATAGGATGGCACAGCTGCAGAACAATTACCGACAGCATTCCTATAATGCGAAGTACCTGTACTGCATGCAGTCGTTCAAGACTATCCAGGACTATTTCGACATCAAGCAGAAACTCTATTGGACATCAAAGACCAAAGAGGATAGAAAGCATATGCTTGAAATGCTGAAGGGACAGATCAGGTGACAAGTTACTAACGCCTTGTAACATGTCGTCTGATACCCGGGGACATTATTCTCTACATTTGGTTTTTCTTGATTCCAAATCCAAAAAACATTTAAATAACAAATATTATGACTGAAAGACAAAAAATCATTCTGGCAATCGTTGCGGCTTTAGCCGTAGTCGGATTACTGGTGGCTTTGCTTCTTCCATCACGCACTGTCGAGAAGAATCTGGACTTCTTTATCCAGGACCGCAATGCGAACAACCAGTTGGAAGTAAATGAGCTCCTGAAGTTTACCATCAATGACTCTACAGCTGTAATTGACAAAAGAGTATTATGGAAAATGGGAAATGGCGACAGCATCGTCGGGCATCCCAATATCAGCTATGCCTACCGACAGGCTGGCAAGTACCTCATAACACTGCAGGTTGACGGCAAGATCATCACTGAGAAGACCATCGATGTGGTCAATATCCAGAGGGACACGATTGCTGTTGACTCTATTCCTAAGATCGTCGGTCCGACACAGGGCTATGCCGGTGAAAAACTCGTTTTCTCGGCTGAAGGCAACGGTATGACGAGCTGGCTTTGGGAGTTCGGAGAGAGCGGGACGATTGATGCCTTCGACCGTCAGGTAATTTACAAGTATGACGAGCCGGGCAAGTATCTTGTCAAGCTGAAGACCAATACCACCCTGTATCCTGTTTCACACGTCATCACAATCCTTCCGAAGGTTGAGGATATTGTAAAGGACCCGAATAAACTGGATTCATTGGAGAAAGCAGAGCCGAAGGATACGCTGGCAATGGTGCAGAACGACATCAAGAAGCACCTGCAGGCAATCGCCAATACAAGCCCGAGGGACAGAAACACTTTCTATGCACATAGGAACCATATCATCAACAACTATCTCGGCGGCAATGGCAACCAGGTTGTTGTACAGATCAATGGGGAGCGTTACAATGTGTTCCCGGACTACTGCCAGGGACTGCATTTCCTTGAGAGCAACCGCTATGGACGTGTGACAATTGACGATGTGAAGGTGGATGATTTCCATCACATTACCAAAATCGAAGTAACCCAAAGAAATACAGGAAAATGAAAATAGGAAGCATGAAAGCGTTACATATAGTATTAGGACTTGCCCTTTTCTGTGCAGGTGCCCAGAACGGGCAGGCACAGGTGGCAAGATATGACAAGACGCAGGCTGTCGGAAAAAGAAGTTTCAACTATCTGGCAGAGGATGCACAGGCACAGAAGACGCATAAGAACAAGGATATACGTATCGTGTTCTCTGACAGAGACCACAACAAGGCGTATGCAGGACCTTATGCACAGCGTGTCCTGAGCGAGCAGAAACTTGCGGCACCGTTCTATGTCATCGGTGAAAAGAACGGCTTTTACAAGGTGGTTGCTGCTGACCAGAGCCTTCTCGGACAGCCGAAGGGTATGTTTGCACCGCTCTTCAACAAGAGAAACCACTTCAAGGATGCAAAGAACTCTCCTTTTGTGGGCTGGATTGACAAGAACAGCGTGCTGGACTTCAACCATTCCTTCGTGTCCAAGGACAATAATTTCCCCATCCGTTATCGCATAGGTGCATCAAATGTAGCACGTCTGTCGAACATAAAGACGTTCTTCACATTGGATTCACTGAACCTCTACAGCGACCCGTTCTTCCTTGAGAAGAGCAAGGGAAAGCTGGTTGCCGGACAGATTGTGTATGCTTACAAGTATGACGCAAGCAAGCAGGCCGTGCTCGTCTCTGACCGTCCTTCGCTGTCTGATTCTACCAGGACGGCACTCGGATGGATTCCTGCTGACCTCACAGCGATGGTGGGGCAGAACCATGTCTATCTGCTGGACGCATCCTATCCTGACTTCTGCGGATACCCACTTGGCTCAAACCTGCTCTTTACCGCTGACGGTAATTGGGCAAACACAGCTGCCGACCAGAAGGTTGCTGTCAACCTTCCGTTGTCAGTATGGGATAGAAAGAAGAGTGTGATGGTCAATGTCAAGGGTGCGGACGTTGCC
This region includes:
- a CDS encoding AAA family ATPase, which encodes MNTQNYSNSLVAAIKLAKALAHQDKHLSFGVAHLVIAMLTEQTGLREILNSMQKEVAYISDWFETYREMYVGVEHDSGEIIPDHEVETVLDEAERSKIKLGTDSVDALCVFAAIIRDGVVYSHQQIESIGVTEDEIMEYFDASTSPLSPVAEMDMGSSIQYVSDLRRAELLEEGKSIIGRSKEIRLILETLERSERQGILLVGAPGVGKTGIIRALAHEMEINQDEMINQTSLVGLNTSKILAQSGNETEITQKITGLLQKMNQAKSRGVLVIDDLQLLLESGNPTAATYILNNLDAQICDGAVTLLMVLSMDAFRKHIEKHSIANRLNIIDVEELEPNILRSALLRHRTILQAYYSLPMTEEAFISAYNLSNRYYKERSQPASTLDLVDSTAASVRLSNKNAAGIVEQLFAQYDKYKTMPIENVSDFDLHLLYHTIFNKVSVVLTSKIEDDFVLTDDDSTQEKLDKLGKMLNELSVIAKKGIEKVSSLEIESVVADDTGIPIGKIQAQEKDRLLGIESKLQERVKGQDKAIRTLSDAIIESRSGLSDPKKPIGSFFFLGPTGTGKTELTKSLANLLFDDDTAMIRFDMSEFKEEHSAALLYGAPPGYVGYEEGGLLVTKIRQKPYSVVLFDEIEKAHSSVYDIFLQIMDEGKVHDKLGREGDFSNSIIIFTSNIGSQWIAEQIQQGHQPTSNELIEVMSKYFRPEFLGRLTEVVPFSPITEAVAQQIFLLQFSRLQKQLLEQKDIQLELAPETIAYLTSKGFSPQYGARPIAGVVRTYLKKTISKLIVSETIKSGDHIIATYKDGNLQWNHA
- a CDS encoding TssN family type VI secretion system protein, producing MKPLILFFLKYLLAPLLATIMMFVMGALKSVRQQLGMKRIIVFALLAGLFLGVPSLLGYLKNEYVWGGLVLTILSYLLLGFAYLWALRTFISKKNDDMSIEVLVTVLSGIFGVWIYYLVFNWISGGLEYTPWAMTAVCWFMIPYFVFRCFKFFRNIQPAIYDLWRINHSGFNRNYWDNLDTFKAITVKVKLKRHVGDYDYTSLSVRLAEGIALGDWFDWMVEDQNRRFPQSQIEINMEGSESGWIFYTSKWFKYPLFIRMLDPRLTASENGIKKNQVIYIKRVKSINHIQHEED
- the tssO gene encoding type VI secretion system TssO gives rise to the protein MTEKNRKERRQAMNSFAFIFGFTMLLFVLFAVCTLKTAERGISLLDEKKARYDEVFRKQAGYNYRMDQMFKDMNNLTIQTRTDNEQARYHMIIARHIQEMQDEIYRGDVDTTHYVLYKVLFNQLQATQETTATYFDEKRDLDYIMEQIEKAQNLINR
- the tssO gene encoding type VI secretion system TssO; protein product: MTKDEKIWSTIKFTLLLTFSVALLYILLCKYVMPIPVSITGNAVAEINEAETIFKDQKQMAEKMIVLRQDIDSLNFEIQQSQRISEIKDRMAQLQNNYRQHSYNAKYLYCMQSFKTIQDYFDIKQKLYWTSKTKEDRKHMLEMLKGQIR
- a CDS encoding PKD domain-containing protein — protein: MTERQKIILAIVAALAVVGLLVALLLPSRTVEKNLDFFIQDRNANNQLEVNELLKFTINDSTAVIDKRVLWKMGNGDSIVGHPNISYAYRQAGKYLITLQVDGKIITEKTIDVVNIQRDTIAVDSIPKIVGPTQGYAGEKLVFSAEGNGMTSWLWEFGESGTIDAFDRQVIYKYDEPGKYLVKLKTNTTLYPVSHVITILPKVEDIVKDPNKLDSLEKAEPKDTLAMVQNDIKKHLQAIANTSPRDRNTFYAHRNHIINNYLGGNGNQVVVQINGERYNVFPDYCQGLHFLESNRYGRVTIDDVKVDDFHHITKIEVTQRNTGK